In one window of Tumebacillus algifaecis DNA:
- the msrA gene encoding peptide-methionine (S)-S-oxide reductase MsrA, whose protein sequence is MNGNEKTGRRELATFAGGCFWCMVTPFEELPGIEGIVSGYTGGHKENPTYEEVCSETTGHAEAVQITFDPDVFPYSKLLELYWRQIDPTDAGGQFHDRGGSYRTGIFYHNEEQKRLAEASKRELSESGRFDRPIVTEIVAAGPFYAAEEYHQDFHKKSPTRYKQYRQGSGRDSFIAQNWTLRKNEQELRAQLTPMQYTVTQENGTEPPFRNEFWDHQQEGIYVDIVSGEPLFSSLDKFDSNCGWPSFTKPLLTSNVQGKMDTSHGMVRMEVRSKEADSHLGHVFDDGPGPDGLRFCINSAALRFIPKEELEQAGYGEYLQLFSDKA, encoded by the coding sequence ATGAACGGGAATGAAAAGACGGGTCGTCGCGAATTGGCGACATTTGCTGGAGGATGCTTTTGGTGCATGGTGACACCGTTTGAAGAACTTCCAGGGATTGAAGGGATTGTGTCCGGCTACACCGGGGGGCATAAGGAAAACCCTACGTATGAAGAAGTATGCTCGGAGACGACTGGACACGCTGAAGCGGTACAGATCACGTTTGACCCAGACGTTTTCCCCTATAGCAAATTGCTCGAACTCTACTGGCGTCAGATCGACCCTACAGATGCGGGCGGACAATTTCATGATCGTGGTGGCTCCTATCGCACGGGAATCTTTTATCACAATGAAGAGCAAAAACGCCTAGCCGAAGCGTCGAAAAGGGAGTTAAGCGAGAGCGGACGGTTCGATCGACCGATTGTGACGGAGATCGTGGCTGCGGGACCGTTTTATGCCGCAGAGGAATATCATCAAGATTTTCACAAAAAGAGCCCGACCCGTTACAAACAGTATCGTCAAGGGTCGGGACGCGATTCATTTATCGCGCAGAATTGGACCCTACGGAAGAACGAACAGGAACTTCGCGCACAACTGACGCCGATGCAGTATACGGTCACGCAAGAAAATGGCACAGAGCCGCCATTCCGAAATGAATTTTGGGATCATCAACAGGAAGGCATCTATGTCGATATCGTCTCCGGCGAACCGCTGTTCAGTTCGTTGGACAAATTCGATTCGAACTGTGGCTGGCCTAGTTTTACCAAACCGCTACTCACCTCCAATGTACAGGGCAAAATGGATACCAGTCACGGCATGGTGCGGATGGAAGTGCGTAGCAAGGAAGCAGACTCGCACCTCGGTCACGTTTTTGACGACGGTCCTGGACCGGACGGTCTGCGCTTCTGCATCAACTCCGCCGCGCTCCGCTTTATTCCCAAAGAGGAATTGGAGCAAGCAGGGTATGGAGAATACTTGCAACTGTTCTCCGACAAAGCATAA
- a CDS encoding DUF3298 and DUF4163 domain-containing protein, with translation MSSWKTRLLLVLTSVLLLSGSAATAAERASDFKITKAQFTQQKPEIKIAYPQLSGLPDAAVQKKLNHLFRKAAQYQPQPDSRPLVTYINEYKITLRHGSILNVLYDNYEFTGGAHGMSHRKSLLLNLQDGTRYALKDLFQPGVDYVTEISDVIKQQDKTHVLDTFHPFEKIDPDEGFFLTPEYLVIYFPPIKYTPYYMSFQNFQIPYAKLSNILKPEWRLS, from the coding sequence ATGAGCAGTTGGAAAACACGCCTTCTCCTCGTACTAACCAGCGTGCTGCTGTTAAGCGGATCTGCGGCGACCGCAGCCGAGCGAGCATCCGACTTCAAAATCACCAAAGCACAATTCACACAGCAAAAACCGGAGATCAAAATCGCCTATCCCCAGTTGTCCGGTCTGCCCGATGCTGCCGTGCAAAAGAAGCTCAACCACCTGTTTCGCAAAGCGGCGCAATACCAGCCGCAACCGGACAGCCGTCCGCTCGTCACCTATATCAACGAGTACAAAATCACGTTGCGTCACGGCTCGATCCTCAACGTCTTGTATGACAACTACGAGTTCACAGGTGGCGCGCACGGCATGTCGCATCGCAAAAGTCTGTTGCTCAATCTCCAAGATGGCACCCGCTATGCCTTGAAAGACCTGTTCCAACCGGGCGTCGATTATGTCACGGAGATCAGTGACGTCATCAAACAACAGGACAAAACACATGTCCTCGACACGTTCCACCCTTTTGAAAAAATCGATCCGGACGAAGGCTTCTTTTTGACCCCCGAATATTTGGTGATCTACTTTCCGCCCATCAAGTACACGCCGTATTACATGAGCTTTCAAAACTTTCAAATCCCGTACGCCAAGCTGTCCAACATCTTAAAACCAGAATGGAGACTCTCATGA
- a CDS encoding PH domain-containing protein — protein sequence MRYPSKKGWFSYLFVIGPLLFLLGVAVMAILDREWLALPILALAGVLNVWLWVGTYYEFREHELFVKGGPFRWKIPYDQIKTVQKTRSLVSGPALSLDRIEIIYKMGACLISPVRETEFLEELQKRNPLIRQL from the coding sequence ATGCGGTATCCGAGCAAAAAAGGGTGGTTCTCCTATCTTTTTGTCATCGGTCCTTTGCTGTTTCTGCTCGGGGTAGCTGTGATGGCGATCCTCGACCGAGAATGGTTGGCTTTGCCGATCTTAGCACTGGCCGGTGTCTTGAACGTATGGCTTTGGGTCGGGACCTATTATGAATTTCGAGAGCACGAGCTCTTTGTAAAAGGTGGACCGTTCCGTTGGAAGATCCCCTATGACCAGATCAAGACGGTGCAGAAAACGAGAAGTCTGGTGTCAGGACCGGCGTTATCGCTCGATCGGATCGAAATTATCTATAAAATGGGAGCTTGTCTGATCTCTCCGGTGCGGGAAACGGAATTTCTGGAGGAGTTGCAGAAACGAAATCCGCTGATTCGCCAGCTGTGA
- a CDS encoding SRPBCC family protein: MRASSNPLSIDRPLEEVFAYISNPANMGTWVSGVTDPVAITSGPPQEGMEFATKYHYNGVHEITYIVTDFERPYRYGIKATSGPFPFESLIVLEADGNGTRITNTIYAGADGWITSIMFKTMGPILRKMMTKRQDKELIVLKALLEADASA; encoded by the coding sequence ATGAGAGCATCTTCCAATCCACTCTCTATCGATCGTCCGCTCGAAGAAGTGTTTGCTTATATCTCCAACCCTGCAAACATGGGCACTTGGGTGTCCGGCGTGACCGATCCGGTCGCCATCACCTCCGGTCCCCCACAAGAAGGCATGGAATTTGCGACGAAGTACCATTATAACGGCGTCCATGAGATCACCTACATCGTCACCGACTTCGAGCGACCCTACCGCTACGGCATAAAAGCTACGTCCGGTCCCTTTCCGTTTGAAAGCCTGATCGTGCTAGAAGCGGATGGCAACGGTACGCGAATCACCAACACGATCTACGCAGGTGCTGACGGGTGGATCACCTCGATCATGTTCAAGACGATGGGCCCGATTCTCCGCAAGATGATGACCAAACGTCAAGACAAAGAACTGATCGTGTTAAAAGCACTGCTCGAAGCGGACGCCTCCGCATAG
- a CDS encoding YciI family protein has protein sequence MTTTTEYSYLLRPNRPDFITTMTEAEQAVMGEHFVYLQQLLSAGQLILAGPCLDAAYGVVIFRADSPEAAAAIMQNDPAVVKAVMSAEVHPFRVSLMEGRDDR, from the coding sequence ATGACCACAACCACCGAATACAGCTACCTGCTCCGCCCGAATCGCCCCGACTTCATCACCACGATGACCGAAGCGGAACAGGCGGTCATGGGGGAGCATTTCGTCTACCTGCAACAACTGCTGTCAGCAGGCCAGTTGATCCTCGCCGGCCCCTGCTTGGACGCGGCCTATGGCGTCGTGATCTTTCGCGCCGACTCACCGGAAGCTGCGGCTGCGATCATGCAGAATGATCCGGCCGTCGTGAAAGCGGTGATGAGCGCCGAAGTCCATCCGTTCCGCGTCTCGTTAATGGAAGGGAGAGACGACAGATGA
- a CDS encoding transporter, which yields MSKRKEKRYDQEYRVIPALIPYDPRFFPGGTPGYPVFPAFIHQPGRDPFPPGQQPGHHPAPHPPVPQHPVPHPPVPHHPVPHPPVPHHPVPHPPVPHHPVPHPPAGGFPGAPGAPGAGIAHAPTTPPPSYIPKKPYHAPGTPQPLAVSPTSLRPCLRRYVYIWLHNGASFWFYPIYLDRRTVAGFRWNGFSWSYMGIDLRQIATFQCV from the coding sequence ATGTCGAAACGTAAAGAGAAGCGCTATGATCAAGAGTACCGTGTAATTCCTGCTTTGATCCCTTACGATCCGCGATTTTTTCCGGGCGGCACACCCGGTTATCCTGTATTTCCCGCTTTCATCCACCAGCCGGGAAGAGACCCGTTTCCACCGGGCCAACAGCCGGGCCATCACCCAGCACCACATCCGCCCGTTCCGCAACACCCAGTTCCGCATCCGCCCGTTCCACATCATCCAGTTCCGCATCCACCCGTTCCACATCATCCAGTTCCGCATCCGCCCGTTCCACATCATCCAGTTCCGCATCCGCCCGCTGGTGGTTTCCCCGGCGCTCCTGGTGCTCCCGGCGCCGGCATCGCCCACGCGCCGACCACCCCGCCGCCCAGCTACATTCCGAAAAAGCCGTATCACGCCCCAGGCACCCCGCAACCGTTGGCGGTCAGTCCCACTTCGCTTCGTCCCTGTCTGCGCCGCTACGTCTATATCTGGCTACACAACGGGGCTTCCTTTTGGTTCTACCCGATCTATCTCGACCGCCGCACCGTGGCTGGCTTCCGCTGGAATGGATTTAGCTGGAGCTACATGGGGATCGACCTCAGACAGATCGCGACTTTCCAATGCGTGTGA
- a CDS encoding MerR family transcriptional regulator, which yields MYNIKSVAQLLDMPAVTIRAWERRYQVVSPMRSESGHRLYSEQDIEDLRWLKVQTEDKGINISQAVKMLEKRRAERSVVDPQAELDLPAQNAEQLRHQLFQSLLAFQFEKTNELLGLGFAMFNFEKMFHDVLAPLLQQIGDGWERGTVSVAQEHFASNIILQRFNQFFQIFQINPRLPKVLACCPQGEHHQIGLLLFTLFLRRNGVEVIYLGPDMPHDGLAKVIERNDVQVLAMSLSDQQLLGQTEAMLDRLHERFPHLRAVLVGHGFQNVSARWKPKRLDGGTDAWAQWFRQDMSGVESRER from the coding sequence ATGTACAACATCAAATCGGTCGCTCAACTGCTCGACATGCCGGCCGTCACGATCCGCGCGTGGGAACGGCGCTATCAGGTGGTCAGTCCGATGCGCTCCGAGTCGGGACATCGGTTGTACAGCGAGCAGGATATCGAAGATCTTCGCTGGTTGAAAGTCCAAACGGAAGATAAGGGCATCAACATTTCGCAAGCAGTCAAAATGCTGGAGAAGAGGCGCGCTGAGCGATCGGTGGTCGATCCGCAAGCGGAGTTAGACCTACCTGCACAAAATGCTGAACAGCTGCGTCATCAGTTGTTTCAATCGTTGTTGGCCTTTCAGTTCGAAAAGACAAATGAGCTGCTCGGCCTGGGTTTTGCCATGTTTAATTTTGAAAAAATGTTCCATGACGTGCTCGCCCCGCTTTTGCAGCAGATCGGGGATGGGTGGGAGCGCGGCACGGTCAGCGTGGCGCAGGAACATTTCGCCTCCAACATCATCTTGCAGCGCTTCAACCAATTTTTCCAAATCTTTCAGATCAACCCGCGCCTGCCGAAAGTGTTGGCTTGTTGCCCGCAAGGTGAGCATCATCAAATCGGCCTGTTGCTGTTCACGCTGTTTTTGCGCCGCAACGGCGTTGAGGTGATCTATCTGGGGCCAGATATGCCGCACGACGGCTTGGCAAAGGTGATCGAACGAAACGATGTTCAGGTGTTGGCGATGTCGCTTAGCGACCAGCAACTGCTGGGACAGACCGAAGCGATGCTCGATCGTCTGCACGAACGCTTTCCACATCTGCGCGCGGTGCTGGTCGGGCATGGTTTTCAGAACGTGTCCGCGCGCTGGAAGCCGAAGCGACTCGATGGCGGCACCGACGCTTGGGCGCAGTGGTTTCGCCAAGACATGTCAGGCGTAGAGAGCAGGGAGCGGTAG
- the bluB gene encoding 5,6-dimethylbenzimidazole synthase yields the protein MNFNDGQRDAVYEAIHNRRDIRKFLSTPLEEDKIHRILMAGHHAPSVGFMQPWDFILVTAPEVKNQLAGAADKERRALAIHFAAEGRDDQFLALKVEGLREAPLTVCITCDPTRGGDHVLGRNSIPETDILSVACAIQNMWLAAYAEGIAMGWVSFYKKSDVRRILNIPPHIDPTALLSFGYTDDYPNQPILEKSGWAKRQSFDDLLHLNTWNTKKGAR from the coding sequence ATGAACTTTAACGACGGACAGCGCGATGCGGTCTACGAAGCGATTCACAACCGTCGCGATATCCGCAAATTCCTCTCCACCCCGCTCGAAGAAGACAAGATTCACCGCATCCTGATGGCTGGACATCACGCCCCTTCGGTCGGCTTCATGCAACCGTGGGACTTCATCCTCGTCACCGCGCCCGAGGTGAAAAACCAACTTGCTGGAGCGGCCGACAAAGAGCGCCGCGCGCTCGCGATCCATTTTGCGGCCGAGGGGCGCGATGATCAGTTCCTCGCCCTCAAAGTCGAAGGGCTTCGCGAAGCACCGCTTACCGTCTGCATCACCTGTGACCCGACGCGCGGCGGTGACCATGTGCTCGGCCGCAACTCGATTCCTGAGACGGACATCCTGTCGGTCGCCTGTGCTATTCAAAACATGTGGCTGGCCGCTTATGCGGAAGGGATCGCGATGGGCTGGGTCTCCTTTTACAAAAAGTCGGACGTTCGCCGCATCCTGAACATTCCGCCGCACATCGACCCGACCGCTTTGCTCTCCTTTGGCTACACTGACGACTACCCGAACCAACCGATTCTGGAAAAGTCGGGCTGGGCCAAACGCCAATCGTTTGACGATCTGCTGCATCTGAATACTTGGAACACGAAAAAAGGCGCTCGCTAG
- a CDS encoding FG-GAP repeat domain-containing protein encodes MEFAVMPDYLYGASVRINDKWLGIVEDDRPLLFRVRDTGPFTLLVELAPLRTDLTGDVIAVPFARVIKIQDGEIVPPDVETDDALHIRKSGSGFQLHFVYPKVEVLGQGLETLMMPLQTETADFDHDGRLDVAQTFATNLRGHVRLKSAKGNILLQEVYPDNALQIEAADLTRDGRPDLLIFWRGAHDEPFLHLYDGADGSLSTYPGFTGMRRTGLADVLLENKVQTGFREVVKLYRYLPVPYESAQFQLMRTETKILQLAADEEDTVEAFLAAIAVEDRQGAELYLAKGVRLPDLSWYAHEMHSAKDGVATASIFQWIVPGYYDRELWLELELVRQPDKVSVWKIGAVKMRVHGN; translated from the coding sequence ATGGAGTTTGCGGTGATGCCAGATTATCTCTACGGGGCGTCTGTCCGCATCAACGACAAGTGGCTTGGAATCGTGGAAGATGACCGTCCGCTGTTGTTTCGGGTACGCGATACGGGACCGTTTACGTTGCTTGTGGAACTGGCACCACTACGCACCGATCTGACCGGAGATGTGATCGCAGTGCCTTTTGCACGGGTGATCAAGATTCAAGATGGGGAGATCGTACCGCCCGATGTGGAGACCGATGACGCGCTGCATATTCGCAAGTCGGGGTCAGGCTTTCAACTGCACTTTGTGTATCCGAAAGTGGAGGTGCTCGGGCAAGGGCTGGAAACTTTGATGATGCCGCTACAGACCGAGACGGCCGACTTCGATCATGACGGGAGGCTCGACGTGGCACAGACGTTTGCCACCAATCTGCGCGGACATGTACGACTGAAGTCGGCGAAGGGGAACATCTTGCTACAGGAGGTGTACCCCGACAACGCGCTACAGATTGAGGCGGCCGATTTGACCCGAGATGGGCGGCCCGATCTGCTGATCTTTTGGCGGGGGGCGCACGATGAACCTTTTCTGCATCTGTATGACGGCGCGGACGGGTCGCTGAGCACCTATCCGGGATTTACAGGCATGCGCCGCACGGGACTTGCCGATGTGCTGTTGGAAAACAAGGTGCAGACGGGATTTCGAGAGGTCGTCAAGCTCTACCGCTATCTGCCAGTACCGTATGAATCGGCCCAGTTTCAACTGATGCGCACCGAGACGAAAATCTTACAGCTTGCAGCTGACGAGGAAGATACGGTCGAAGCGTTTCTCGCGGCGATCGCAGTGGAAGATCGGCAAGGGGCTGAACTCTATCTGGCCAAAGGCGTCAGGCTGCCTGACCTGTCTTGGTATGCGCATGAGATGCATTCGGCGAAAGATGGGGTCGCGACCGCTTCGATTTTTCAATGGATCGTGCCCGGCTATTATGATCGCGAACTGTGGCTGGAGCTGGAACTGGTTCGTCAGCCGGACAAAGTCAGTGTCTGGAAAATCGGTGCGGTCAAGATGAGGGTTCATGGCAACTAA
- the gatC gene encoding Asp-tRNA(Asn)/Glu-tRNA(Gln) amidotransferase subunit GatC, which yields MSITRQDIEQIANLSRLTLTEGEKEHLTVTLSQILNFAEELQELDVEHVAPTTHTLPLNNVLRDDTVRPWLSQDEALSHAPDQENGQFRVPAVMEG from the coding sequence ATGAGCATCACAAGGCAAGATATTGAACAGATCGCGAACCTGTCACGTCTGACGCTGACAGAAGGTGAGAAAGAGCATCTGACAGTAACGCTCAGCCAAATCCTGAATTTTGCAGAAGAACTGCAAGAACTGGACGTAGAGCACGTTGCACCGACCACCCACACGCTTCCGCTGAACAATGTGTTGCGCGACGACACGGTTCGCCCGTGGCTTTCCCAAGATGAAGCACTTTCGCACGCTCCCGATCAAGAGAACGGGCAATTTCGCGTGCCAGCGGTGATGGAGGGATAG
- the gatA gene encoding Asp-tRNA(Asn)/Glu-tRNA(Gln) amidotransferase subunit GatA: protein MSLLNASIRELHTKIVSREVKPSELVGASLARIQATDPQVKAFLHVNGEQALAAAKTMDDNIPSDAGLLFAMPGALKDNLNTKGIPTTCASKLLQNYISAYDGTAVAKLQAAGAISVGKTNMDEFGMGSSGENSAFFQTRNPWDLERVPGGSSAGSAASVAAGQVLFALGSDTGGSIRQPAAFTGTVGLKPTYGLVSRFGLVAFASSLDQIGPLTRTIEDNAIVLQAIAGYDRQDSTSANAGVPDYAAALTGDVNGLRVALPKEYFDTGLDPIVREQIEQAIQTFEALGATFGEVSLPHSKYAVATYYLIATAEASSNLARFDGVRYGVRVEADNLLDMYKQTRGEGFGAEVKRRIMLGTYALSSGYYDANYLRAQKVRTLIKQDFDRVFAEYDVVLSPTAPTTAFQFGAKTSDPLTMYLNDIYTIPVNLAGIPAISVPCGLANGLPVGLQLIGKAFDESTLLRAAHAFEQAAGFTARPSL, encoded by the coding sequence ATGTCGCTATTGAACGCTTCCATTCGTGAATTACATACAAAGATTGTCAGCCGAGAAGTCAAACCGTCCGAATTGGTCGGAGCCTCTCTCGCGCGCATCCAAGCGACCGACCCACAAGTCAAAGCATTCCTGCACGTCAATGGCGAGCAGGCGCTGGCGGCTGCTAAGACGATGGATGACAACATCCCGTCTGACGCAGGTTTGCTTTTTGCCATGCCGGGTGCGCTGAAAGACAATCTGAACACCAAGGGCATTCCGACCACTTGTGCATCGAAACTTTTACAAAATTATATCTCGGCGTATGACGGCACCGCCGTCGCCAAACTGCAAGCGGCGGGTGCGATCTCAGTTGGCAAAACCAACATGGACGAATTCGGGATGGGCTCTTCCGGCGAGAACTCCGCCTTTTTCCAGACGCGCAATCCGTGGGATCTCGAACGGGTGCCGGGCGGTTCTTCCGCCGGGTCTGCTGCCAGTGTGGCGGCTGGACAAGTCCTGTTTGCGCTCGGGTCGGACACGGGCGGCTCGATCCGCCAGCCGGCCGCGTTTACCGGAACGGTGGGATTGAAACCGACGTATGGCCTCGTCTCCCGTTTCGGTCTGGTCGCGTTCGCCTCGTCGCTCGATCAGATCGGCCCGCTGACCCGCACGATAGAAGACAATGCGATCGTGCTGCAGGCGATTGCAGGCTATGATCGGCAGGACTCGACGTCTGCCAACGCGGGGGTTCCCGACTACGCAGCAGCGCTGACTGGGGATGTCAACGGGTTACGCGTCGCCTTGCCCAAGGAGTATTTTGACACAGGTCTCGATCCGATTGTCCGCGAGCAGATCGAACAGGCGATCCAGACGTTCGAAGCGCTGGGCGCTACGTTTGGCGAAGTGTCATTGCCGCATTCCAAGTATGCGGTGGCGACCTACTACCTGATCGCCACCGCTGAAGCATCGTCCAACTTGGCGCGCTTTGACGGCGTGCGCTACGGTGTGCGCGTGGAAGCGGACAACCTGCTGGACATGTACAAACAGACGCGTGGAGAGGGCTTCGGGGCTGAGGTCAAGCGCCGCATCATGCTCGGCACCTATGCGCTTTCTTCCGGCTATTACGACGCCAACTACCTGCGGGCGCAAAAGGTGCGCACGCTGATCAAGCAAGATTTTGACCGCGTGTTTGCCGAGTACGATGTCGTGTTGTCCCCGACTGCGCCGACCACGGCGTTTCAGTTCGGGGCGAAGACGAGCGACCCGCTGACGATGTACCTCAATGACATTTACACCATTCCGGTCAACTTGGCGGGCATTCCGGCGATCTCCGTCCCGTGCGGGCTGGCGAACGGACTGCCAGTCGGCCTGCAACTGATCGGGAAAGCGTTTGACGAATCGACACTGCTTCGCGCCGCGCACGCCTTCGAACAGGCGGCAGGTTTTACGGCGCGACCGTCGCTGTGA